Genomic DNA from Gossypium hirsutum isolate 1008001.06 chromosome A01, Gossypium_hirsutum_v2.1, whole genome shotgun sequence:
ataaaaacccaaaaaatcttttattttctattcttcATACTATAACTGAATTTAaggtattaattagatcttttaatgcttaggttagaattgatctaaAAACTGCCTccattgggtatgatcctcggagtactcacccactccgttgtaaaactatattacaactagacccgtatacttgcaaATACTGCCTCATAATTCTATATTTAGtgcaatattcacactctggacgtagTACGTCCGAAGGCGGTAACCCCTATTTCTAAATGAGACAAATTTAATCTTACTCAATGCCCTAAAATTAACCTTGAAATTCAGGAAATGAAAAAGATTCCCTATGCATCAGTTGTTGGGAGTCTTATGTATGTTCAAATATGTACGCGTCCAAATATTGTGTACATTGTTGGGATATTACGTAGATATTTAAACAACCCTGGTATGGACCATTGAATGGCAACCaagagggttatgaggtatttTCATAGAACGAAAGATTACATGATCACATATTGGAGGTCTGATAAGTTAAAGATCATTAGGTATACAAACTCCGttttgatggaatatggatacGATATTTTGTCACTAATAtgcaaattgtgaaaacaaattgCAGCTTTTTATTCCAATAACAATAGGAGCACATCAAACTCAAAACACGTAAACTTTAAATTCTTGGTTGTTAAAGTAAGAGTTTAGAGTGACCATGTGTTCATAAAGCATATTGGGACAAACTTCATGATTGTGGATCCGCTTACTAAGGGACTACCACCCAAGGTTTTTCATGAGCACActgctcatatgggtgtaatgtcatttaaGGATATGTGGTTTAGTGtgagtttgtatttttaaattattttatgttatagacacattttcagttatttcagtttgtgaatattaagtttattttctgtagaaataaagtttatttgatttattcacactttgattttggtaaagtttgatctcactaagattaaggaggaccagttggaaatagacgTGTTTGggtcatattgcatgtaattttcaTGCTACACATTCATACTTGATTTATGTCATTTGTTGTATTAAATAAATGATGGgtttagttacgatatatgtaaaaaaaaagtcgcattggttctatgttaacataattaatggatgaGATTGTTCAAAATACCTTTCAAATATGGTAGCAAAGTTTTGAGCTCATAAAGTTATATAGTGACTTGTgattatagagtaattagtatatatatgcggtccaagtgggagattctTCAAAATTATGGACATCACATATGTAATAAGAGTAATTAGAAGTTATTATTTACTATAAGAGtaattacaagttattatttactatcataaaaaaaattagcccaaattaaaagtaatCTAATTTGACTAAGGTTTAttgggttttagttattaaataaactATTGGTTAAATATTTGTAGATATTCttgtaactaatttctaattgatgatgggctgattaaaaattagttttaatgtgtatatattagGGTATGGTCTCTAAATTACACATACGTAACTTTTCTAATATTCCATCTTTAGAAAAAATAGACACTTTTTTCTGAATTATTTGTGTACTAATTTAGAAGATCAAAACCACAAAATCGAATATTCCAAAAAAATCAATAGATTCAAATACGTCTCcacttttaattttgttcttgataattttacatgataaattttaattgattaaattttgtATAAGAATTGTACCATACCAACAAAAAGAGATAATCCCTTGATGCTTAATCACGAGAGTATTGTGCCGGTAGGAAAGGTGGGTAGCTCATAAAGTTTATGAATGGTGCAGTAGGGCGGTTATATTAATTTGCAAATGCAATTATTTGGATACTATGATAACCACCTTGCATGGTTATGAAAATGGGAAGAGactaatttagtttttttagtaGGTTTTGCGGACTTAAAAAAATAGGGCTTCCTTGCTTTTAATACACAGCGAAAAGGAAACTAGACACAATACTCAATTATCGTTTTTTGGTTTGGGAAGATAGTGCTGTGAACGTGTGGATAATGAATGTCCTTCCAGATCAATATATCAAGCCATAAATCTAAATCGATCCCGTAATGTCTTAGATATATGTTTAAAATGAATTATCACTGAGTATTCTTAACTGAGGGTTAGTTCAAATGAGTCGAGTTTTGAATAAGGGTGGACTTGAATTCATATTAAGGCTCCTCTAAACAAATAATTCCCGGATCACCATTTAAGCCGACACTTGGCGCATATATGGAAGGAAGAATATTTGGAATATTTTGGGTAAAGTTTAGTAAGAGTGTCTTATAATCTTGTTAGAGAAGTAAGGCATGAAATAGTGGGGGACATATTGGGTGGCCTGCGACTAGGTAAACATAAACAAACACACATCTGATGATGGGTCTTTATCTTAATTTctattattatgaaaatattgtCTCCTTTGATTTTCTATTGCCTCGAATTCACAATAATTGCTTAGCCATCTGATCATGCCCCTTCTCCCTTTAATTAATCACCACCCTTTTGGTGTTTTAACATTGAAAACAAAGTGATTGATTATGATGACTTATACTCAATGATTTTAAGTTAGTTTTGCTTTATAGTCAGTGTCAAAAAGGTGTGGATTTAAAGGAAAATCAGAAGAAAAGtgcaggaaaaaaaaaaaaaagaggaattgTTATTCTCTTTTATATTCTCCTATGTAATCCCCACTTTTCCATGCGATTCCACGTACGTAATCCATTTTATGAACCTTTTGCAGTGTATTCTTGGCTGTTGGTGGGATGGATGGGTTTTATTTTGCTATTTCtggttttttttagttatttttattgattatgaTAATACtcattatatttgtaattttgataataaaaaacgttaaaaaagagggagagaaattagAGAGTTTTTGTTATGAATGGTCAACCTATGAGGACATCATTCATAACCCAGATTCGTTAGTACTCTATTCATTTCCTTTTGATTAGTAATATAATTCATTCCACAGTCCCCTAAAATTAACACTTCATCTCCTCCATTTCTCTTTGAAGAAAACCCTTCTTTTCTTGGTCTCCTTAGCAGCTTTTGAGCAACACAATGGGATTTGATGATATTTGCAGCAGTGGTCTTGGTCTTGGTCTAGGTTGGAATGTTAAACGAGAAAACTTTTCACAATCGGATCATCAACAAAAGAAGAGGAAATCGTTGGTGAGAGATGAGCATTTTTTCCCATCTCTGACGTTAGGTCCATCATCAGATGATGATGCTCGTAAAGCACATGGCGACGACCAGCAAGCCTCTTCTGTCACTGCACTGTCTTCGTTTTCCAACTCCAGTGTCAAGAAAGAGGGAGATGTGGAATTCGACAGGGTTTCTTCAAGGGTTGGTGATGAAGATTATGAAGGTTGCCATAGAAAGAAACTTCGGCTTACCAAACACCAAtctgcaatcttagaagatagctTCAAAGAGCACACCACTCTCTGTCCAGTAAGTATATCTTTATATTCATTGTTTATACACTTATTATTCAAATATTCAATGCTCTTATTTggtatttacttttttttttttttgtaaacagAAACAGAAGCAAGCTTTAGCCGCTAAGTTGGATCTAAGGCCAAGGCAAGTTGAAGTA
This window encodes:
- the LOC107917541 gene encoding homeobox-leucine zipper protein HAT22, which translates into the protein MGFDDICSSGLGLGLGWNVKRENFSQSDHQQKKRKSLVRDEHFFPSLTLGPSSDDDARKAHGDDQQASSVTALSSFSNSSVKKEGDVEFDRVSSRVGDEDYEGCHRKKLRLTKHQSAILEDSFKEHTTLCPKQKQALAAKLDLRPRQVEVWFQNRRARTKLKQTEVDCELLKKCCETLTEENKRLQEELQELKSWKLTASYCMQLPAAATLTMCPSCERVANGGHGPPATTTSIPFTIGPKSHFINSLSHPSAAC